In Solanum lycopersicum chromosome 5, SLM_r2.1, the following are encoded in one genomic region:
- the LOC101248198 gene encoding protein ESSENTIAL FOR POTEXVIRUS ACCUMULATION 1-like isoform X3, with product MAEGNLDLPDDLLSSKTSDHSKGNDDNKPFMGQLDISKDQPMVDSSIPLSPQWLYVKPSDTKMEPRPPSSLSLGSSVDSSQKDAWRTDVPEDKKDWRRKTMETESSRRWREEERETGLLGRRERRKTDRRAEHDVNNRNSGVDTRRDNKWSSRWGPDDKEKENRTEKRIDVDKEDVHNDGQTFVANRTVSERESDSRDKWRPRYKMEGNSAAPSSYRAAPGFGQERGKVEGSNVGFNLGRGRSTGTIRRPSSGGAIGASPFENSVPGKSGISTGIFSYPRGKALDIYRRQKLGSSLCSMPENMEEAPPVTQVIAIEPLAFVVPDAEEEAVLNDIWKGKITGGGVSNNSFRKGQSMDNVTETGDTEPNNTKIGAPSADVTEETVDGLLKTSIRVEEANTYSFVYENGVRVKFDGGDSHEGQKDNHSEAIAADGSLLTRKRADNSDCFKYISGSQFDISMQRLPDSGATKTPIFENNQHVAFDGSLKVSDDSNSAFVKSSSEIYWNNLLGRGIPPEELSLYYRDPQGEIQGPFLGADIISWYDQGFFGMDLLVRLEDAPEDSPFFELGDVMPHLKFEHEHFGNTNLSQAEPSAVLEGKLDSGLRSSASVSEMVGSAAFDGSCWQPSDFDGLGGHHIQSVPDHPARQFKPPYSQNEECNDFGAQDEEIVFPGRPGSSGSPIGKTSTGLTDPSNIHRATPSAICDGGVSNHEETLHPLGLLWSELEGTTGKSGPISDVPFRGTGQDQVLNPGAGRVGPFGAKMDSTSAAETWTDAYRRNAGSEPNLYQDAMDASRLLHQDHEMSRFELAEKMFSQQLQQQHPHNLMSHHNSNLNEALMERGANHNLMHQPQLASQAGQDLEHFMVLQLQQQRQLQLQQLQQQQQQQQQQQFHQQQMLMKEQQSHVRQLALEQLLQSQVRDQSHTQSRLDAIRHNSAQEQVLIKQQILSDLQQRPRLPPRHAESSIEHLIQAKFGQMPHQGPQNDLLELLSRAKHGQLHPLEQQVRQQEQAHERLRQRLEMEEDRQIGAVWPVDETAQYLRNPGVARRANSGFGPLDIYQQQQIPPPEEHVSVLERNLSMQDRLQRGLYDTGFMPLERTMSVPGGGPGVNLDAVNPLVHAPGLEMQDPNSRMHSAGHMPAFSTGIHLQSSHRPPFQFHAPNVDTIENYWPERNGQLPADWMDTRMQQLHLKGERQRRDFDVKRASEDQSMWMSAGANDDSSKRLLMELLQQKSGQQSTEQAEMTRGILFERGLHSGHFSVTNASNRSFNPLLDQDTSLNQAFTVGSYGSNSDLPPQRDHVNEIADSLDACERLPFKSHSGALAEAQPVFSSINDASKVHLEARESIVRQAGLTTVEGEMPTNLLSRHTALGTGDCSVFKSSSRGSLDFYNDKSDRGDSAIEEIPKERG from the exons ATGGCAGAAGGAAATCTTGATCTTCCTGACGATCTTCTTTCCTCTAAGACTTCTGATCACTCCAAAG GTAATGATGACAACAAGCCTTTCATGGGCCAGCTTGATATTTCCAAAg ATCAACCAATGGTGGACAGCAGCATTCCTTTGTCTCCGCAGTGGCTTTATGTTAAACCAAGCGACACAAAGATG GAACCACGTCCACCAAGCTCTCTGTCACTTGGAAGTTCTGTTGATTCAAGTCAGAAGGACGCTTGGCGTACAGATGTACCTGAGGACAAGAAGGATTGGAGAAGAAAGACAATGGAAACTGAGAGCAGTCGCCGGTGGCGTGAGGAAGAGAGGGAAACTGGCTTGCTTGGTCGGAGAGAACGAAGGAAAACCGATCGCCGTGCTGAGCATGATGTTAATAACCGTAATTCTGGGGTTGATACAAGGCGTGATAACAAGTGGTCTTCTAGGTGGGGTCCTGATgacaaggaaaaagaaaatcgCACTGAGAAAAGGATAGATGTAGATAAGGAAGATGTTCATAATGATGGCCAAACATTTGTGGCCAACCGTACTGTCTCAGAACGGGAGTCAGATTCTCGTGACAAGTGGCGTCCACGCTATAAAATGGAGGGCAACTCTGCAGCTCCAAGTTCCTATCGAGCTGCTCCAGGTTTTGGACAGGAGAGAGGAAAAGTAGAAGGGTCAAATGTGGGATTTAACTTGGGTCGTGGGAGGTCTACTGGGACTATTAGAAGACCTTCCTCTGGGGGTGCAATTGGTGCTTCACCATTTGAAAATTCTGTTCCTGGAAAATCAGGAATCTCGACTGGCATATTCAGTTATCCAAGGGGGAAAGCTCTTGACATATACCGCAGGCAAAAGCTTGGCTCATCTCTTTGTAGCATGCCTGAAAATATGGAAGAAGCTCCCCCAGTTACTCAAGTAATTGCTATTGAACCATTAGCTTTTGTTGTTCCTGATGCTGAGGAGGAG GCTGTTCTCAATGATATATGGAAGGGTAAAATTACTGGTGGTGGTGTTTCTAACAATTCCTTTAGAAAGGGTCAATCAATGGATAATGTCACAG AAACAGGGGATACAGAGCCCAACAATACAAAAATAGGTGCTCCCTCCGCTGATGTCACTGAAGAGACAGTTGATGGGTTGCTGAAAACATCAATACGTGTTGAAGAAGCCAATACCTATAGCTTTGTTTACGAGAACGGTGTCAGGGTCAAGTTTGATG GAGGAGATAGTCATGAAGGACAGAAAGACAATCATTCTGAAGCTATCGCCGCAGATGGAAGTTTGTTGACCAGGAAGAGAGCTGATAATAGTGACTGCTTCAAATACATTAGTGGGTCCCAATTTGATATTTCTATGCAGAGGTTACCAGATTCTGGAGCAACCAAGACACCTATCTTTGAGAACAATCAACATGTTGCTTTTGATGGCAGTTTAAAGGTGTCTGATGATTCAAATTCTGCATTTGTGAAGTCCTCTTCTGAAATCTATTGGAACAACCTTCTAGGAAGGGGTATTCCACCAGAGGAGTTGAGTTTGTACTATCGTGATCCTCAGGGCGAAATCCAGGGGCCATTTCTCGGAGCTGACATCATATCATGGTATGATCAGGGATTTTTTGGTATGGACTTACTAGTTCGCTTGGAAGATGCCCCTGAAGATTCACCTTTCTTTGAACTTGGTGATGTAATGCCGCATTTGAAATTTGAACATGAACATTTTGGTAACACCAATCTTTCCCAGGCAGAACCATCTGCTGTACTAGAGGGTAAGTTGGATTCTGGTTTACGTAGCTCAGCTTCTGTTTCTGAGATGGTTGGTTCTGCTGCCTTTGATGGCTCCTGCTGGCAGCCATCTGATTTTGATGGCCTTGGTGGGCATCATATTCAGTCAGTACCTGATCATCCAGCTCGTCAATTTAAACCTCCATATTCACAAAATGAAGAGTGTAATGATTTTGGTGCTCAAGATGAAG AAATTGTGTTTCCAGGAAGACCTGGAAGCAGCGGTAGTCCTATTGGAAAAACTTCTACTGGTCTTACTGATCCTTCAAATATCCACCGTGCAACTCCAAGCGCGATATGTGATGGTGGAGTTTCAAATCATGAAGAGACATTGCATCCACTTGGTTTATTATGGTCAGAGCTTGAAGGCACTACCGGAAAGAGTGGTCCTATCTCAGATGTTCCTTTTAGAGGAACTGGCCAGGATCAAGTTCTAAACCCTGGTGCTGGAAGGGTTGGGCCATTTGGTGCCAAGATGGACTCAACCTCTGCTGCGGAGACATGGACTGATGCTTATAGAAGAAATGCTGGATCGGAACCCAACTTATATCAAGATGCTATGGATGCCAGCCGCTTATTGCACCAGGACCATGAAATGAGCCGGTTTGAGTTAGCAGAGAAGATGTTTTCCCAACAACTTCAGCAGCAGCATCCTCATAATTTGATGTCCCATCATAATAGTAACTTAAATGAAGCTTTGATGGAACGTGGAGCAAATCATAATTTAATGCACCAACCACAGTTGGCGAGTCAGGCTGGGCAGGATCTAGAACACTTTATGGTGCTTCAGCTGCAACAGCAGAGACAGTTACAGCTTCAACAGCtgcagcaacagcaacagcaacagcaacagcaacagttCCATCAACAGCAAATGCTTATGAAAGAACAACAGTCCCATGTTAGGCAGCTGGCTCTTGAACAATTATTGCAGAGTCAAGTACGGGATCAAAGTCACACACAATCACGTCTTGATGCTATTAGGCATAATAGTGCTCAGGAACAGGTGTTGATAAAGCAACAAATTCTTAGTGATCTGCAACAGCGTCCACGTCTTCCTCCAAGACATGCTGAATCATCTATTGAGCATCTCATTCAAGCAAAGTTTGGTCAAATGCCACATCAAGGGCCTCAAAATGATTTATTGGAGCTCTTATCACGGGCAAAACATGGACAGTTGCACCCTTTAGAGCAACAAGTCCGTCAACAAGAACAAGCTCATGAGAGGTTAAGACAACGTTTGGAAATGGAGGAAGATAGACAGATCGGTGCTGTATGGCCTGTTGATGAAACTGCTCAGTATCTAAGAAATCCAGGTGTTGCTCGTCGAGCAAATTCCGGATTTGGTCCATTAGATATTTACCAACAGCAACAGATACCCCCTCCTGAAGAGCATGTTAGTGTTCTGGAAAGGAATTTGTCAATGCAGGATAGACTTCAGCGGGGTCTCTATGACACTGGATTTATGCCCTTGGAACGGACAATGTCAGTACCTGGTGGTGGTCCTGGTGTTAATTTGGATGCCGTAAATCCTCTAGTACATGCACCAGGTCTAGAAATGCAAGATCCAAATTCAAGAATGCACTCAGCTGGTCATATGCCTGCTTTCTCGACTGGCATCCACTTGCAATCTTCTCACCGTCCTCCGTTTCAATTTCATGCTCCAAATGTTGATACAATTGAAAATTATTGGCCCGAAAGAAATGGTCAGTTACCAGCTGATTGGATGGATACTAGGATGCAGCAACTACATCTTAAAGGTGAGAGGCAAAGAAGAGATTTTGATGTCAAAAGAGCTTCTGAAGATCAAAGTATGTGGATGTCAGCTGGTGCTAATGATGACAGTTCAAAGCGATTACTTATGGAACTGCTCCAGCAAAAGTCTGGCCAGCAGTCAACTGAGCAAGCAGAAATGACCAGAGGGATTTTGTTTGAGAGGGGCTTACACTCTGGTCACTTTTCTGTGACAAATGCTTCAAACCGTTCGTTCAACCCTCTTTTGGACCAGGATACGAGTCTAAACCAAGCTTTTACTGTTGGGTCATATGGTTCTAATTCAGATTTGCCACCACAGAGAGATCATGTAAATGAGATTGCTGATAGCCTTGATGCTTGTGAGAGATTGCCCTTCAAATCTCATTCTGGAGCTTTAGCCGAAGCTCAACCCGTCTTTTCCAGCATCAATGATGCCTCTAAG GTACATTTAGAGGCTCGCGAAAGTATTGTTAGGCAAGCTGGTTTGACGACTGTAGAAGGGGAAATGCCAACTAATTTGCTTAGCAGGCACACTGCACTCGGGACTGGAg ATTGTAGTGTTTTCAAATCATCTTCACGTGGAAGTCTAGACTTCTACAATGACAAGAGTGATAGAGGGGATTCGGCTATAGAGGAAATTCCCAAGGAACG GGGGTAG
- the LOC101248198 gene encoding protein ESSENTIAL FOR POTEXVIRUS ACCUMULATION 1-like isoform X4: MAEGNLDLPDDLLSSKTSDHSKGNDDNKPFMGQLDISKDQPMVDSSIPLSPQWLYVKPSDTKMEPRPPSSLSLGSSVDSSQKDAWRTDVPEDKKDWRRKTMETESSRRWREEERETGLLGRRERRKTDRRAEHDVNNRNSGVDTRRDNKWSSRWGPDDKEKENRTEKRIDVDKEDVHNDGQTFVANRTVSERESDSRDKWRPRYKMEGNSAAPSSYRAAPGFGQERGKVEGSNVGFNLGRGRSTGTIRRPSSGGAIGASPFENSVPGKSGISTGIFSYPRGKALDIYRRQKLGSSLCSMPENMEEAPPVTQVIAIEPLAFVVPDAEEEAVLNDIWKGKITGGGVSNNSFRKGQSMDNVTGDTEPNNTKIGAPSADVTEETVDGLLKTSIRVEEANTYSFVYENGVRVKFDGGDSHEGQKDNHSEAIAADGSLLTRKRADNSDCFKYISGSQFDISMQRLPDSGATKTPIFENNQHVAFDGSLKVSDDSNSAFVKSSSEIYWNNLLGRGIPPEELSLYYRDPQGEIQGPFLGADIISWYDQGFFGMDLLVRLEDAPEDSPFFELGDVMPHLKFEHEHFGNTNLSQAEPSAVLEGKLDSGLRSSASVSEMVGSAAFDGSCWQPSDFDGLGGHHIQSVPDHPARQFKPPYSQNEECNDFGAQDEEIVFPGRPGSSGSPIGKTSTGLTDPSNIHRATPSAICDGGVSNHEETLHPLGLLWSELEGTTGKSGPISDVPFRGTGQDQVLNPGAGRVGPFGAKMDSTSAAETWTDAYRRNAGSEPNLYQDAMDASRLLHQDHEMSRFELAEKMFSQQLQQQHPHNLMSHHNSNLNEALMERGANHNLMHQPQLASQAGQDLEHFMVLQLQQQRQLQLQQLQQQQQQQQQQQFHQQQMLMKEQQSHVRQLALEQLLQSQVRDQSHTQSRLDAIRHNSAQEQVLIKQQILSDLQQRPRLPPRHAESSIEHLIQAKFGQMPHQGPQNDLLELLSRAKHGQLHPLEQQVRQQEQAHERLRQRLEMEEDRQIGAVWPVDETAQYLRNPGVARRANSGFGPLDIYQQQQIPPPEEHVSVLERNLSMQDRLQRGLYDTGFMPLERTMSVPGGGPGVNLDAVNPLVHAPGLEMQDPNSRMHSAGHMPAFSTGIHLQSSHRPPFQFHAPNVDTIENYWPERNGQLPADWMDTRMQQLHLKGERQRRDFDVKRASEDQSMWMSAGANDDSSKRLLMELLQQKSGQQSTEQAEMTRGILFERGLHSGHFSVTNASNRSFNPLLDQDTSLNQAFTVGSYGSNSDLPPQRDHVNEIADSLDACERLPFKSHSGALAEAQPVFSSINDASKVHLEARESIVRQAGLTTVEGEMPTNLLSRHTALGTGDCSVFKSSSRGSLDFYNDKSDRGDSAIEEIPKERG; encoded by the exons ATGGCAGAAGGAAATCTTGATCTTCCTGACGATCTTCTTTCCTCTAAGACTTCTGATCACTCCAAAG GTAATGATGACAACAAGCCTTTCATGGGCCAGCTTGATATTTCCAAAg ATCAACCAATGGTGGACAGCAGCATTCCTTTGTCTCCGCAGTGGCTTTATGTTAAACCAAGCGACACAAAGATG GAACCACGTCCACCAAGCTCTCTGTCACTTGGAAGTTCTGTTGATTCAAGTCAGAAGGACGCTTGGCGTACAGATGTACCTGAGGACAAGAAGGATTGGAGAAGAAAGACAATGGAAACTGAGAGCAGTCGCCGGTGGCGTGAGGAAGAGAGGGAAACTGGCTTGCTTGGTCGGAGAGAACGAAGGAAAACCGATCGCCGTGCTGAGCATGATGTTAATAACCGTAATTCTGGGGTTGATACAAGGCGTGATAACAAGTGGTCTTCTAGGTGGGGTCCTGATgacaaggaaaaagaaaatcgCACTGAGAAAAGGATAGATGTAGATAAGGAAGATGTTCATAATGATGGCCAAACATTTGTGGCCAACCGTACTGTCTCAGAACGGGAGTCAGATTCTCGTGACAAGTGGCGTCCACGCTATAAAATGGAGGGCAACTCTGCAGCTCCAAGTTCCTATCGAGCTGCTCCAGGTTTTGGACAGGAGAGAGGAAAAGTAGAAGGGTCAAATGTGGGATTTAACTTGGGTCGTGGGAGGTCTACTGGGACTATTAGAAGACCTTCCTCTGGGGGTGCAATTGGTGCTTCACCATTTGAAAATTCTGTTCCTGGAAAATCAGGAATCTCGACTGGCATATTCAGTTATCCAAGGGGGAAAGCTCTTGACATATACCGCAGGCAAAAGCTTGGCTCATCTCTTTGTAGCATGCCTGAAAATATGGAAGAAGCTCCCCCAGTTACTCAAGTAATTGCTATTGAACCATTAGCTTTTGTTGTTCCTGATGCTGAGGAGGAG GCTGTTCTCAATGATATATGGAAGGGTAAAATTACTGGTGGTGGTGTTTCTAACAATTCCTTTAGAAAGGGTCAATCAATGGATAATGTCACAG GGGATACAGAGCCCAACAATACAAAAATAGGTGCTCCCTCCGCTGATGTCACTGAAGAGACAGTTGATGGGTTGCTGAAAACATCAATACGTGTTGAAGAAGCCAATACCTATAGCTTTGTTTACGAGAACGGTGTCAGGGTCAAGTTTGATG GAGGAGATAGTCATGAAGGACAGAAAGACAATCATTCTGAAGCTATCGCCGCAGATGGAAGTTTGTTGACCAGGAAGAGAGCTGATAATAGTGACTGCTTCAAATACATTAGTGGGTCCCAATTTGATATTTCTATGCAGAGGTTACCAGATTCTGGAGCAACCAAGACACCTATCTTTGAGAACAATCAACATGTTGCTTTTGATGGCAGTTTAAAGGTGTCTGATGATTCAAATTCTGCATTTGTGAAGTCCTCTTCTGAAATCTATTGGAACAACCTTCTAGGAAGGGGTATTCCACCAGAGGAGTTGAGTTTGTACTATCGTGATCCTCAGGGCGAAATCCAGGGGCCATTTCTCGGAGCTGACATCATATCATGGTATGATCAGGGATTTTTTGGTATGGACTTACTAGTTCGCTTGGAAGATGCCCCTGAAGATTCACCTTTCTTTGAACTTGGTGATGTAATGCCGCATTTGAAATTTGAACATGAACATTTTGGTAACACCAATCTTTCCCAGGCAGAACCATCTGCTGTACTAGAGGGTAAGTTGGATTCTGGTTTACGTAGCTCAGCTTCTGTTTCTGAGATGGTTGGTTCTGCTGCCTTTGATGGCTCCTGCTGGCAGCCATCTGATTTTGATGGCCTTGGTGGGCATCATATTCAGTCAGTACCTGATCATCCAGCTCGTCAATTTAAACCTCCATATTCACAAAATGAAGAGTGTAATGATTTTGGTGCTCAAGATGAAG AAATTGTGTTTCCAGGAAGACCTGGAAGCAGCGGTAGTCCTATTGGAAAAACTTCTACTGGTCTTACTGATCCTTCAAATATCCACCGTGCAACTCCAAGCGCGATATGTGATGGTGGAGTTTCAAATCATGAAGAGACATTGCATCCACTTGGTTTATTATGGTCAGAGCTTGAAGGCACTACCGGAAAGAGTGGTCCTATCTCAGATGTTCCTTTTAGAGGAACTGGCCAGGATCAAGTTCTAAACCCTGGTGCTGGAAGGGTTGGGCCATTTGGTGCCAAGATGGACTCAACCTCTGCTGCGGAGACATGGACTGATGCTTATAGAAGAAATGCTGGATCGGAACCCAACTTATATCAAGATGCTATGGATGCCAGCCGCTTATTGCACCAGGACCATGAAATGAGCCGGTTTGAGTTAGCAGAGAAGATGTTTTCCCAACAACTTCAGCAGCAGCATCCTCATAATTTGATGTCCCATCATAATAGTAACTTAAATGAAGCTTTGATGGAACGTGGAGCAAATCATAATTTAATGCACCAACCACAGTTGGCGAGTCAGGCTGGGCAGGATCTAGAACACTTTATGGTGCTTCAGCTGCAACAGCAGAGACAGTTACAGCTTCAACAGCtgcagcaacagcaacagcaacagcaacagcaacagttCCATCAACAGCAAATGCTTATGAAAGAACAACAGTCCCATGTTAGGCAGCTGGCTCTTGAACAATTATTGCAGAGTCAAGTACGGGATCAAAGTCACACACAATCACGTCTTGATGCTATTAGGCATAATAGTGCTCAGGAACAGGTGTTGATAAAGCAACAAATTCTTAGTGATCTGCAACAGCGTCCACGTCTTCCTCCAAGACATGCTGAATCATCTATTGAGCATCTCATTCAAGCAAAGTTTGGTCAAATGCCACATCAAGGGCCTCAAAATGATTTATTGGAGCTCTTATCACGGGCAAAACATGGACAGTTGCACCCTTTAGAGCAACAAGTCCGTCAACAAGAACAAGCTCATGAGAGGTTAAGACAACGTTTGGAAATGGAGGAAGATAGACAGATCGGTGCTGTATGGCCTGTTGATGAAACTGCTCAGTATCTAAGAAATCCAGGTGTTGCTCGTCGAGCAAATTCCGGATTTGGTCCATTAGATATTTACCAACAGCAACAGATACCCCCTCCTGAAGAGCATGTTAGTGTTCTGGAAAGGAATTTGTCAATGCAGGATAGACTTCAGCGGGGTCTCTATGACACTGGATTTATGCCCTTGGAACGGACAATGTCAGTACCTGGTGGTGGTCCTGGTGTTAATTTGGATGCCGTAAATCCTCTAGTACATGCACCAGGTCTAGAAATGCAAGATCCAAATTCAAGAATGCACTCAGCTGGTCATATGCCTGCTTTCTCGACTGGCATCCACTTGCAATCTTCTCACCGTCCTCCGTTTCAATTTCATGCTCCAAATGTTGATACAATTGAAAATTATTGGCCCGAAAGAAATGGTCAGTTACCAGCTGATTGGATGGATACTAGGATGCAGCAACTACATCTTAAAGGTGAGAGGCAAAGAAGAGATTTTGATGTCAAAAGAGCTTCTGAAGATCAAAGTATGTGGATGTCAGCTGGTGCTAATGATGACAGTTCAAAGCGATTACTTATGGAACTGCTCCAGCAAAAGTCTGGCCAGCAGTCAACTGAGCAAGCAGAAATGACCAGAGGGATTTTGTTTGAGAGGGGCTTACACTCTGGTCACTTTTCTGTGACAAATGCTTCAAACCGTTCGTTCAACCCTCTTTTGGACCAGGATACGAGTCTAAACCAAGCTTTTACTGTTGGGTCATATGGTTCTAATTCAGATTTGCCACCACAGAGAGATCATGTAAATGAGATTGCTGATAGCCTTGATGCTTGTGAGAGATTGCCCTTCAAATCTCATTCTGGAGCTTTAGCCGAAGCTCAACCCGTCTTTTCCAGCATCAATGATGCCTCTAAG GTACATTTAGAGGCTCGCGAAAGTATTGTTAGGCAAGCTGGTTTGACGACTGTAGAAGGGGAAATGCCAACTAATTTGCTTAGCAGGCACACTGCACTCGGGACTGGAg ATTGTAGTGTTTTCAAATCATCTTCACGTGGAAGTCTAGACTTCTACAATGACAAGAGTGATAGAGGGGATTCGGCTATAGAGGAAATTCCCAAGGAACG GGGGTAG